A region of Nitrospira sp. DNA encodes the following proteins:
- a CDS encoding DUF4255 domain-containing protein, whose product MSSALAIAGVTAVLRDLLNDGLINHNVSGLLGSTVTVSALPPDRVVPANGTESTQLNLFLHQVTFNTGWRNHALPSRDGSGQQRLSNPPLALDLHYLLSAYSAEELGSEILLGYAMQLLHEVPVLDRKAITTALTPSPSVDTTLPPALRALAECGLADQVEQIKLVPDPLSSEEMSKLWTAVQSHYRPSAAYVATVVLIESTKSTRPTLPVLTRGPVDPVTHVERGVVVQSDLLPPFPTIQAAVATSGQPVVTVGATVDITGHHLDGTNPTVLLSNSRFEINQAVPASGGGSSIKTSFTVPSVPAGLYQLALQVIRPGEADPRTSNTLALLVGPEITTALPIAVARDGSGVATLVLTAQPQIQPGQSVSLLLGTQEVPVGPITVATGTLTVAVPDAPIGEFLLRIRVDGLDSPIIDRSAVPPAFYNYRVTIT is encoded by the coding sequence GTGAGCAGCGCGTTGGCGATCGCCGGGGTGACGGCCGTACTGCGGGATCTGCTCAATGACGGGTTAATCAATCACAACGTCAGTGGGCTGCTCGGCAGCACCGTGACCGTGAGTGCGCTGCCCCCGGATCGTGTCGTCCCGGCCAACGGCACCGAAAGCACGCAGCTGAATCTTTTTCTCCATCAAGTCACGTTCAATACTGGATGGCGGAATCATGCGCTGCCTTCTCGCGATGGGTCGGGCCAGCAGCGCCTCAGTAACCCGCCGCTGGCGCTGGATCTGCACTACTTGCTGAGCGCCTACAGCGCGGAAGAATTGGGGAGTGAAATTCTGCTCGGGTATGCCATGCAGCTGCTGCACGAAGTCCCGGTGCTGGATCGCAAAGCCATTACGACGGCGCTGACACCGTCGCCGTCGGTCGATACCACCCTGCCTCCGGCGCTACGGGCCTTGGCGGAATGTGGATTGGCCGACCAGGTGGAGCAGATCAAATTGGTGCCGGACCCCCTGAGTAGCGAGGAAATGTCGAAGCTCTGGACCGCCGTGCAGTCTCACTACCGGCCTTCTGCGGCCTATGTCGCGACAGTCGTGCTGATTGAGTCCACAAAATCGACGAGGCCGACGCTTCCTGTGCTGACCCGCGGGCCTGTCGATCCGGTCACTCACGTGGAACGGGGCGTGGTGGTGCAGTCCGATCTCCTCCCGCCGTTTCCAACCATCCAAGCCGCGGTTGCGACCAGCGGACAGCCGGTTGTTACGGTCGGTGCGACGGTGGACATCACGGGCCATCACCTCGATGGCACCAATCCAACGGTCCTGCTCTCGAACAGCCGTTTTGAGATCAATCAGGCGGTGCCGGCCTCAGGGGGAGGCAGCAGTATCAAGACCTCGTTCACGGTGCCGTCCGTGCCGGCAGGATTGTATCAACTGGCACTGCAGGTCATTCGGCCCGGAGAAGCCGATCCGCGCACGAGCAATACCCTGGCACTGCTCGTCGGTCCGGAGATCACGACAGCACTGCCGATCGCGGTCGCACGGGACGGCAGCGGCGTGGCGACGCTGGTGCTCACGGCGCAACCGCAGATCCAGCCGGGGCAGTCGGTCTCGCTCCTGTTGGGGACGCAAGAAGTTCCGGTCGGGCCGATCACCGTGGCCACGGGGACGCTGACGGTTGCCGTTCCCGACGCCCCGATTGGAGAGTTCCTGCTTCGGATACGCGTGGATGGTCTCGACAGTCCGATTATCGACCGGTCGGCCGTCCCGCCTGCGTTTTACAATTATCGGGTGACGATCACATGA